A window of Cohnella herbarum contains these coding sequences:
- a CDS encoding ABC transporter ATP-binding protein, which yields MQEAVLQLRNVSKTIGKRTIVDGLSFDVPAGEVFGFLGPNGAGKTTTIRMIVGLISMTKGEVFVKGVSVRKQFEQAMTHIGAIVENPEMYKFLSGYQNLIHFARRHSGVTKERIDEVIKLVGLQNRIHEKVKRYSLGMRQRLGVAQALLHRPSVLILDEPTNGLDPAGIRELRDYLRKLTQEEGISVIVSSHLLSEMELMCDRVAIIQGGKLIDVRSLQEEGTGESAQLKVTIDVNNPQLALRVLSESFQDLKISISGAQLELMTDKSRIPDIARRLVLADLDVYGISASQKSLEDRFLEMTGGEMVV from the coding sequence ATGCAAGAAGCCGTGTTACAGCTTCGTAACGTATCCAAAACGATCGGCAAACGCACTATCGTCGACGGTTTGTCCTTTGATGTACCCGCGGGAGAAGTATTCGGATTTCTAGGCCCGAACGGTGCCGGTAAAACGACAACGATTCGGATGATCGTCGGATTGATCTCGATGACGAAGGGCGAGGTTTTCGTAAAAGGAGTCTCCGTCCGCAAGCAGTTCGAGCAAGCCATGACTCATATCGGAGCTATAGTAGAAAATCCCGAGATGTATAAGTTTCTCAGCGGATATCAGAATTTGATCCATTTCGCGCGTCGCCATTCCGGCGTGACGAAGGAACGCATAGATGAGGTCATCAAGCTCGTCGGCTTGCAGAACCGTATTCATGAGAAGGTCAAGCGTTATTCGCTTGGGATGAGACAGAGGCTCGGCGTCGCTCAAGCCCTTCTGCATCGTCCTTCCGTCTTGATCCTCGACGAACCGACGAACGGTCTAGATCCTGCCGGGATTCGCGAATTGCGCGATTACTTGCGCAAGCTCACGCAGGAGGAGGGAATCTCCGTTATCGTGTCGTCCCACTTGCTGTCGGAGATGGAATTGATGTGCGACCGCGTGGCGATTATCCAGGGGGGCAAATTAATCGACGTTCGCTCCTTGCAGGAAGAGGGAACGGGGGAATCGGCGCAGTTGAAGGTTACGATCGACGTGAATAATCCTCAACTGGCCTTACGGGTTCTATCCGAGTCCTTCCAGGATTTGAAAATCTCGATTTCGGGAGCTCAGCTTGAGCTCATGACCGATAAATCGCGTATCCCTGACATCGCGAGGCGCCTGGTTCTGGCGGATCTTGACGTCTACGGCATCTCCGCATCCCAAAAATCTCTGGAGGACAGATTCTTGGAAATGACCGGAGGTGAGATGGTTGTCTAA
- a CDS encoding ABC transporter permease, protein MSKLGNLIRNENMKIYRRPRTWMMIGFLLLAVGLMSGLMKWDESRSDHSNWQQSLTSQNQQMQKQLQDDKEIDTDYREYMTDSIKINEYYLANNINPNEQSLWDYVNSSASMVMLVTILTVIVAADMIAAEFTWGTIKLLLVGPASRMKIMMSKYISTMIFALLLLVIMFAAAFGAGAVLQGFDGLTLPHLTIGADGLVQETSMIADSLQKYGYAVVSLFMYVTLAFMISAAFRSSSMAIAFSLLFMLVGNTLTMILSSYSWSKYLLFANIDLTRYLPGSEPIRPEMTLGFSISMLVAYYVVFQFVSWLLFTKRDVAA, encoded by the coding sequence TTGTCTAAACTAGGAAATCTAATACGTAACGAGAACATGAAGATTTACCGTCGTCCCCGTACATGGATGATGATCGGATTCCTCTTGCTCGCCGTAGGACTGATGAGCGGCTTGATGAAATGGGACGAAAGCCGGAGCGACCATTCGAACTGGCAGCAAAGCTTAACCTCGCAAAATCAACAAATGCAGAAGCAATTGCAAGATGACAAAGAGATCGACACCGATTATCGGGAATATATGACCGACTCGATCAAGATCAACGAGTACTATTTAGCCAATAACATCAACCCTAACGAACAATCGTTATGGGATTACGTGAATAGCTCGGCCTCGATGGTCATGCTGGTCACGATCCTGACCGTCATCGTCGCCGCCGACATGATCGCGGCGGAATTCACCTGGGGTACGATCAAGTTATTGCTCGTCGGACCTGCTTCGCGGATGAAAATCATGATGAGTAAATATATCTCGACGATGATCTTCGCCCTATTGCTGCTCGTTATCATGTTCGCGGCCGCCTTCGGAGCAGGCGCCGTTCTTCAAGGCTTCGACGGATTGACGCTGCCTCATCTTACGATAGGCGCGGATGGACTCGTTCAGGAAACGTCCATGATCGCGGATTCGCTTCAGAAATACGGCTATGCCGTCGTCTCGCTGTTCATGTACGTCACGCTCGCCTTCATGATCTCGGCTGCGTTCCGCAGCTCTTCGATGGCGATCGCCTTCTCGCTCTTGTTCATGCTCGTCGGCAACACGCTCACGATGATCCTCAGCAGCTACAGTTGGTCGAAATATTTGCTCTTCGCGAACATTGACCTGACGCGGTATTTACCGGGCTCCGAGCCGATCCGGCCCGAGATGACGCTCGGATTCTCGATCTCGATGCTCGTCGCTTATTACGTCGTATTCCAGTTCGTCTCTTGGCTGTTGTTCACGAAACGCGACGTCGCGGCTTAA
- a CDS encoding FG-GAP-like repeat-containing protein — MSKGIHQRARRPLALIAGLLSGMLALPAGAFAAGLLQEAEDYRLASVSYEMTVGDFNRDGLADLAVGVYGTNTVQIRLGNGDGTFRTGESYAVEFPANLATGDFNGDGKLDLFTYHIHTTNNGESGGGIYVTTPYGTTLFGNGDGTFANPVPFFPQTGIFPPTDSIPIVGDFNGDGKSDVAVTLNGWVAVALGDETGSLKLSHLTPQITSAIKDCQASDLDGDGKTDLVCISDTAPRTLTALYSNGEGTFAVAPDIWAGASPVALDSYDVNGDGLGDVVVSDSSAPGIYIVFGSRDRILNQSSSFLTDIDAQGLSHGDYDEDGRTDIALVREDRISLLLGREDGAYSTADVYAPGAGHSIQPGSSVSEMFNGDNRSDIAVLTSLNNSSSHLLVFNSVVPGTFRLSSSAYSAAEGDGSVTFAVYRDGGSYGTATVDYATADGTATAGSDYEASNGTLAFGPGETLRTISVPILDDSVHETDETFTLSLSNPSEGAAIGTPASAAATIVDDDPSAPLPDTEAPTWPAGASLDATGIASTSLSLGWPAASDNVSVEAYEIYVGGNPAPIATVTGSVYAYPVSGLTSGTEYAFTVVAKDAANNESSGLSRTVSTAAIPPSAPGGTNGTAAPLSGNANARELVLFANGKPLPLTPEFASRIAEYTATTDAEEIEIRLTPEEESTVVKLDNAIILGTKRLSLRMGINPIEFSLKAQDGTLKKIAIRIERIPPAPAEKACSFADLDGHWAKARLCDATKSGIVQGVSAEAFEPDRPVTRAEFAAMLARTLGNSSDNGRPPGIPFVDAEDIPAWATSAIRYAAANGILTGYPDGSVRSGEPVSRAEMAAMIARAMKWTTTAVSTVFSDDRDIPSWAKPYIQAAYEKGILLGTGNNRFVPGAPATRAESAVTMLRLLERLGR; from the coding sequence ATGTCGAAAGGGATTCATCAGCGCGCACGGAGGCCGCTTGCGCTAATCGCCGGCCTGTTGTCGGGGATGTTGGCGCTTCCGGCGGGCGCTTTCGCGGCGGGATTGTTGCAGGAGGCGGAGGATTATCGCTTGGCTTCCGTGTCCTACGAAATGACCGTCGGAGACTTTAACCGGGACGGCTTGGCCGATCTGGCCGTCGGCGTCTACGGAACGAATACGGTACAAATCCGGTTGGGCAACGGGGACGGCACCTTTCGGACCGGGGAATCTTACGCGGTGGAATTTCCCGCCAATCTTGCAACGGGGGATTTCAACGGGGACGGGAAGCTCGATCTCTTCACCTACCACATACATACGACCAACAACGGCGAGTCCGGTGGCGGGATTTATGTGACGACTCCATACGGGACGACTCTGTTTGGAAACGGCGACGGAACTTTCGCAAACCCGGTTCCCTTCTTTCCGCAAACGGGAATCTTTCCGCCAACCGACTCCATTCCGATCGTCGGAGACTTCAACGGCGACGGGAAATCCGACGTGGCGGTTACGCTGAACGGGTGGGTGGCGGTTGCCCTCGGGGACGAAACCGGCTCGCTCAAGCTCTCCCACCTTACTCCGCAGATCACTTCGGCGATCAAAGATTGCCAAGCGTCCGACTTGGACGGAGACGGGAAAACGGATCTGGTCTGCATAAGCGACACCGCCCCGCGAACGCTTACGGCCCTGTACAGCAACGGCGAAGGCACCTTCGCCGTCGCTCCGGACATCTGGGCCGGAGCATCTCCCGTCGCCCTGGACAGCTACGACGTTAACGGAGACGGCCTAGGCGACGTCGTTGTCTCCGACTCCTCGGCGCCGGGAATTTACATCGTTTTCGGCAGCCGAGACAGGATATTGAATCAGTCCTCCTCTTTTCTGACCGACATCGACGCCCAAGGTCTCAGCCATGGCGACTACGACGAGGACGGCAGAACCGATATCGCCCTCGTCCGCGAAGACCGGATTTCCCTCTTGCTCGGAAGGGAAGACGGCGCGTATTCGACGGCAGACGTATACGCGCCGGGAGCGGGCCACTCTATCCAGCCCGGTTCTTCGGTCAGCGAGATGTTTAACGGCGACAACCGAAGCGATATCGCCGTCCTGACGTCCTTGAACAATTCATCCTCGCATCTTCTCGTTTTTAACTCGGTCGTCCCGGGGACGTTCCGGCTCTCGTCTTCCGCTTATTCGGCGGCGGAGGGAGACGGCTCCGTTACCTTCGCGGTTTATCGCGACGGAGGCAGTTACGGCACGGCCACTGTAGATTACGCGACGGCGGACGGAACGGCGACGGCGGGAAGCGACTACGAGGCTTCTAACGGCACGCTCGCCTTCGGCCCAGGGGAAACTTTACGGACGATTTCCGTTCCGATCCTGGACGACTCCGTTCATGAAACGGACGAAACGTTTACGCTGTCGCTGTCCAATCCGTCGGAAGGAGCCGCGATCGGCACCCCGGCATCCGCCGCGGCGACGATCGTGGACGACGACCCGTCCGCTCCGCTCCCGGATACGGAAGCGCCGACATGGCCCGCCGGCGCTTCGCTCGACGCGACCGGCATCGCGTCAACGAGCCTCTCTCTCGGCTGGCCGGCCGCGTCGGATAACGTAAGCGTCGAAGCTTACGAGATTTATGTCGGAGGCAATCCCGCTCCGATCGCTACCGTGACGGGGAGCGTTTATGCCTACCCCGTCTCCGGGTTAACGTCGGGAACGGAATATGCCTTTACCGTCGTGGCCAAGGATGCGGCGAACAACGAGAGCTCCGGGCTAAGCCGCACGGTCTCAACGGCCGCGATCCCTCCTTCCGCTCCGGGCGGGACTAACGGCACTGCCGCTCCGTTGTCCGGCAACGCGAACGCAAGAGAGCTTGTTCTGTTCGCGAACGGCAAACCGCTGCCGCTGACCCCCGAGTTCGCAAGCCGCATCGCGGAGTATACGGCGACCACGGATGCGGAAGAGATCGAAATCCGACTAACGCCGGAAGAGGAATCTACCGTCGTCAAGTTAGATAACGCGATCATCCTCGGCACGAAAAGGCTCTCTCTGCGGATGGGAATCAATCCGATCGAATTTTCCTTGAAGGCGCAAGACGGAACGTTGAAGAAGATCGCGATCCGAATCGAGCGAATTCCTCCGGCCCCCGCGGAGAAGGCTTGCTCCTTCGCCGACCTTGACGGCCATTGGGCCAAGGCCCGGCTCTGCGATGCCACGAAGAGCGGCATCGTTCAGGGCGTCTCCGCCGAGGCTTTCGAGCCTGATCGCCCCGTCACGCGGGCGGAATTCGCGGCCATGCTCGCGCGGACGCTAGGAAATTCCTCCGACAACGGGCGGCCCCCCGGTATCCCGTTCGTCGACGCCGAAGACATTCCGGCTTGGGCAACTTCCGCTATCCGTTATGCCGCAGCGAACGGAATCCTGACGGGATATCCCGACGGCTCTGTCCGATCGGGCGAGCCGGTCTCCAGAGCCGAGATGGCCGCCATGATCGCTAGGGCGATGAAGTGGACGACGACTGCCGTCTCGACGGTTTTCTCGGACGACCGGGATATCCCTTCTTGGGCAAAGCCTTATATTCAAGCCGCCTATGAGAAGGGGATCCTGCTCGGCACGGGAAACAACCGATTCGTCCCGGGAGCGCCCGCTACCCGCGCGGAAAGCGCGGTCACCATGCTGCGATTGCTGGAACGTCTGGGGCGATAG
- a CDS encoding LuxR C-terminal-related transcriptional regulator yields the protein MNALTRSRADSAMFIPTGKIRIPPLNEGNRPRPRLDNILSADSGPSLTLVTAPSGYGKTTAVSDWARRSLIPVGWLSLDPEDNDAVRFWNGVAASIRESTVFKDDSYILDMDASLQPLEVRIDRLTESLYRLNKNLAVVLDDYHHIGNPEIHRQLEKWLDRLPPFVRLIVLSRSNPGFQVARLRANGRLLELGVSDLRFRPEEASSYLNDGLKLGLSPDDVASFVGKTEGWITGIKLFALALDVRDDRSEFIDSVNGGRRHIKEYLAEEVFAGQSEELRHFLLRTSVLDRMSAPLCNRLTGRTDGGESLERLVKSGLFIVPLDDRGEWYRYHPLFAEFLRDKLRRLDERLDLDLTRQAALWLQETGYEREAVPYWLRAAEYVQAGSRIGELAPYLLKEGSWSLLKSWLDQLPSRMVHGSERLSIAYAWSALLSGLSVEAESGLRKSGRTLLKSASRADDSESLNDWLGEAALVRMMSAFYRRDLRSALAYAKESVVRKTAISDFIRIGIDFNTHEARLSRGLLGMNGHLRKAAAYLKQMEPDVAADPANTLATGYSYAVLGEILYEWNRLPAAEESLLKGVRIGESSRNPGLWVPAMMSLIKLKAKLGHRGQAADLLHELSRSPIPAGSSIWSRVVGAFLVERRLAEACREEAAEWLKRTAVYLSDTAQVVREYEHTVRIRSLRALGHLPMALENAERLSLSAEKEGRTLSHVEFVNLQAMIHGAEGRVERATELLSDGLRLAEREGYVHLYTDEGVPMANLLRHTLDRVVSGELRHVSARYIRMLLSAFGGATPEESGRVSNPRNAAAIPPDASEELSARQWEILDRVSTGATNQQIADDLFISVGTLKIHLNRIYKKLNVDNREQAIRWAVREKRLREPPVKGGYPKEYNP from the coding sequence TTGAACGCCTTAACAAGGAGCCGCGCAGATTCCGCCATGTTCATTCCGACCGGCAAGATCAGGATTCCCCCGCTGAACGAGGGAAATCGGCCCCGACCGCGCTTGGACAATATATTGAGCGCCGATTCGGGGCCATCATTAACGCTCGTAACGGCGCCATCCGGCTATGGTAAAACGACCGCCGTCTCCGATTGGGCCCGCCGTTCGCTTATCCCCGTCGGCTGGCTGTCCCTCGATCCGGAGGATAACGACGCCGTCCGATTCTGGAACGGAGTCGCCGCTTCCATCCGGGAGTCGACCGTGTTCAAGGACGATTCTTACATTCTAGACATGGACGCCTCCCTCCAGCCGCTAGAAGTCCGCATCGACCGGCTAACGGAAAGTCTGTACCGGCTTAATAAAAATCTGGCCGTCGTACTGGACGACTATCACCATATTGGCAACCCGGAAATCCATCGACAGCTAGAAAAATGGCTCGATCGACTACCACCGTTCGTCCGTCTGATCGTCCTCAGCCGCTCCAACCCCGGATTCCAGGTCGCTCGGCTGCGCGCGAACGGCCGGCTGCTCGAGCTCGGCGTTTCCGATTTGCGTTTTCGACCGGAGGAAGCGTCCTCTTATTTGAATGACGGGCTGAAGCTCGGCCTCTCCCCGGACGACGTAGCCAGCTTCGTCGGGAAGACGGAAGGCTGGATTACCGGAATCAAGCTGTTCGCCCTGGCGCTGGACGTTCGGGACGATCGTTCGGAATTCATCGATTCGGTGAACGGCGGACGGCGCCATATTAAAGAATATCTAGCCGAAGAAGTTTTTGCCGGGCAATCGGAGGAGCTTCGGCATTTTCTGCTTCGCACGTCCGTCTTGGACCGAATGTCGGCCCCCCTGTGCAACCGGCTGACCGGGAGGACGGACGGGGGAGAGAGTCTGGAGCGTTTGGTCAAGTCGGGATTGTTCATCGTTCCGCTGGACGACCGAGGAGAATGGTATAGATACCATCCCCTCTTCGCCGAATTTCTGCGGGACAAGCTCCGTAGGCTGGACGAAAGGCTCGACTTGGACTTGACGCGCCAAGCAGCGCTATGGCTCCAGGAAACCGGGTATGAACGCGAAGCGGTTCCTTATTGGCTCCGCGCGGCCGAATATGTCCAAGCGGGGTCTCGCATCGGCGAACTTGCGCCCTATCTGCTCAAGGAGGGCTCCTGGAGCTTGCTCAAAAGCTGGCTGGATCAACTCCCTTCCCGAATGGTGCACGGCTCGGAGCGCCTCTCCATCGCATACGCTTGGTCCGCCCTGCTGTCCGGTCTAAGCGTCGAAGCAGAGAGCGGGCTGCGCAAGTCGGGCCGGACCCTGTTGAAATCCGCCTCGCGAGCCGATGACTCCGAATCGCTGAACGATTGGCTCGGGGAAGCCGCTCTTGTGCGGATGATGTCGGCCTTTTACCGTAGAGACTTGCGATCCGCCCTGGCCTACGCCAAAGAATCCGTCGTACGGAAAACGGCGATCAGCGACTTCATCCGAATCGGAATCGACTTCAATACGCACGAGGCCAGGCTGTCCAGAGGCTTACTCGGCATGAACGGACATCTGCGCAAAGCCGCCGCCTACTTGAAGCAAATGGAGCCGGACGTCGCGGCCGATCCTGCCAATACGCTGGCTACCGGTTACAGCTACGCCGTGCTCGGCGAGATTCTGTACGAATGGAATCGTCTGCCCGCGGCCGAAGAAAGCTTGCTTAAGGGCGTGCGGATCGGCGAATCGTCGCGCAATCCGGGCCTCTGGGTTCCCGCCATGATGAGCCTGATTAAGCTCAAGGCAAAGCTGGGCCATCGCGGGCAAGCCGCCGATCTTCTGCACGAGCTTTCCCGCAGCCCTATTCCCGCCGGCTCTTCCATATGGTCCAGGGTCGTCGGGGCGTTCTTGGTCGAACGGCGGTTAGCGGAAGCCTGTCGCGAGGAGGCCGCCGAGTGGCTGAAGCGGACAGCCGTTTATTTAAGCGATACTGCCCAGGTTGTCCGCGAATATGAGCATACGGTGCGGATACGGTCGCTCCGGGCTCTCGGCCATTTGCCGATGGCGCTAGAAAACGCGGAGAGGCTGTCGCTGTCCGCGGAAAAAGAGGGCCGTACGCTCAGCCATGTCGAGTTCGTCAATTTGCAAGCGATGATCCACGGCGCGGAAGGGAGAGTCGAACGAGCAACGGAACTGTTGAGCGACGGGCTTCGTCTCGCCGAGAGGGAAGGCTACGTCCACCTGTACACCGACGAAGGCGTACCGATGGCGAACCTGCTGCGGCATACGCTGGACCGGGTCGTCTCCGGCGAGCTGCGGCACGTGTCAGCGAGGTATATCCGAATGCTTTTGTCCGCCTTCGGCGGAGCGACCCCGGAAGAATCCGGACGCGTGTCAAACCCCCGCAATGCCGCCGCGATCCCCCCCGATGCGTCGGAGGAATTGTCCGCCAGGCAGTGGGAAATTCTCGATCGCGTGTCGACCGGGGCTACGAACCAGCAAATCGCCGACGACTTGTTCATCAGCGTGGGGACTCTCAAAATCCATTTGAACCGGATTTACAAGAAACTGAACGTGGACAACCGCGAACAAGCGATCCGTTGGGCCGTTCGGGAAAAGCGGCTTCGCGAACCGCCGGTCAAGGGTGGCTATCCAAAAGAATATAACCCCTAA
- a CDS encoding metallophosphoesterase, whose product MFVLFAILALIVYGFLVFYIGWSGWRWMKPREFASFKTVYIVAIVFLALSFVFGRLLPDIAFLSMIGSYWIAIFALLVMLLPIVHVILWLLRLTPLPRHRAQKWAGFLTLAALVALIGYGTFNAYSPVVRAYDVNIDKDVQGLDKLNVVMVADTHFGLLSGPSHARRMVEEINKLEPDIVLYPGDIIDDNLDAYLDSGIDDIISEVKSKYGVYATLGNHDKLDGPVEKLIEALERSNMNVLYDETITIMDDKLTLIGRKDRTETDRSDVAALVNGVDVSRPMILLDHQPYDLDIAAQNGIDLMVSGHTHRGQIAPGHLLTRALYENDWGHVRKGSFHSIVTSGYGFWGPPIRIGSRSEIVRINLTFSSTTG is encoded by the coding sequence ATGTTCGTCTTATTCGCTATTTTAGCCCTAATCGTCTACGGTTTTCTTGTTTTCTATATCGGCTGGAGCGGATGGCGCTGGATGAAACCGAGAGAATTCGCCTCGTTCAAAACCGTCTATATCGTTGCGATCGTTTTTCTAGCCCTTTCATTCGTATTCGGTCGGTTGTTGCCCGATATCGCGTTCCTGAGCATGATCGGGTCGTACTGGATCGCCATATTCGCGCTGCTAGTCATGCTGTTGCCGATCGTTCATGTCATCCTATGGTTGCTTAGGCTGACGCCGCTACCTCGCCATCGCGCGCAAAAGTGGGCAGGCTTCCTCACGTTGGCCGCGCTCGTGGCGCTAATCGGATACGGTACGTTTAACGCATACAGTCCGGTCGTGCGCGCTTACGATGTCAACATCGACAAAGACGTTCAAGGATTGGACAAGCTGAACGTCGTCATGGTGGCGGACACGCACTTCGGCCTGCTATCCGGTCCTTCGCATGCCAGACGCATGGTAGAGGAGATCAACAAATTAGAACCCGATATCGTCTTGTACCCGGGCGATATTATCGACGACAATTTGGACGCTTATCTGGATAGCGGAATCGACGATATTATAAGCGAAGTTAAATCGAAGTACGGAGTATACGCGACTCTCGGCAATCACGACAAGTTGGACGGTCCCGTCGAGAAGCTGATCGAAGCATTGGAACGCAGCAATATGAACGTGTTGTACGACGAAACGATAACGATTATGGACGACAAGCTAACGCTGATCGGCCGCAAAGACCGGACGGAAACCGACCGATCCGACGTGGCGGCGCTCGTAAATGGCGTCGATGTGAGCCGGCCGATGATTTTGTTGGACCACCAACCGTACGACCTGGATATCGCCGCGCAGAACGGCATCGATTTAATGGTGTCCGGACACACTCACCGAGGACAGATCGCCCCCGGTCACCTGCTCACCCGGGCCCTCTACGAGAATGACTGGGGACATGTGCGGAAGGGCTCATTCCATTCCATCGTCACTTCCGGTTACGGCTTCTGGGGCCCGCCGATCCGGATCGGCAGCCGTTCCGAAATCGTCCGGATCAACCTTACTTTTTCCTCGACGACCGGTTGA
- a CDS encoding LrgB family protein, whose translation MSDWKEMLFAEPLFAIAVTVLIYLGAEGLHARWKWLHPLLAASVGVMALLALLDVPYESYAVGGRWIEFWLGPATVALGVPLYKHAAYIRRQLPAILGGIAVGTMSAMASAGALVWGLGGTRELMLTMMPKSATAPISIEVVRQLGGQPELAAVLTVLTGLLGSMIGPKLLRMAGFGDPMSMGTAIGTSSHGIGTARVMRESELVGGISGFAMGVAGILTSIYAVPLYLFL comes from the coding sequence ATGAGTGATTGGAAAGAGATGTTGTTCGCGGAGCCGCTATTCGCTATCGCGGTCACAGTGCTGATCTACTTAGGCGCAGAAGGGCTGCATGCCAGATGGAAGTGGCTCCATCCCTTGCTAGCGGCTAGCGTAGGCGTTATGGCTCTGCTCGCGTTGCTCGATGTTCCCTATGAATCCTATGCGGTCGGCGGCCGCTGGATCGAGTTCTGGCTCGGCCCGGCTACTGTGGCGCTTGGCGTTCCGCTCTATAAACACGCCGCGTATATTCGGCGGCAATTGCCCGCGATCCTCGGCGGAATCGCGGTCGGAACGATGAGCGCCATGGCTAGCGCCGGCGCGCTGGTCTGGGGGCTGGGAGGCACGCGGGAGCTGATGCTTACGATGATGCCGAAGTCCGCGACTGCGCCGATCTCGATCGAAGTCGTTCGCCAGCTCGGCGGACAGCCGGAGTTGGCGGCGGTATTAACGGTGCTTACCGGCTTGCTCGGCAGCATGATCGGGCCGAAGCTGCTGCGAATGGCCGGTTTCGGCGATCCGATGTCCATGGGCACGGCTATCGGCACGTCATCGCACGGCATCGGCACCGCCCGGGTGATGCGCGAGTCGGAATTGGTCGGCGGCATCAGCGGGTTCGCTATGGGCGTTGCGGGAATATTGACTTCTATTTATGCAGTTCCTTTGTATTTGTTCTTATGA
- a CDS encoding CidA/LrgA family protein, with amino-acid sequence MLGIGILLGFHLLGMILQHALSLPLPANVLGLLLFVVSLFAGWIKLEWVEVSANFLLRHMMLFFIPIIVASQLFFPFMKEQWLAIGLSWLGSTLIALFVTGWATKAWTAGEKEANE; translated from the coding sequence ATGTTAGGAATAGGTATCTTACTAGGCTTTCATCTTCTTGGTATGATTCTGCAACATGCTTTATCCCTTCCGTTACCCGCCAACGTGCTGGGGCTTTTACTGTTCGTTGTTTCCCTGTTCGCAGGTTGGATTAAGCTGGAGTGGGTGGAGGTATCGGCGAACTTCCTGCTAAGGCACATGATGTTGTTCTTCATTCCGATCATCGTGGCGAGCCAATTGTTCTTTCCTTTTATGAAGGAGCAGTGGCTGGCGATCGGGTTGAGCTGGCTCGGTAGCACTTTAATCGCGTTGTTCGTGACAGGGTGGGCGACTAAGGCGTGGACGGCGGGAGAGAAGGAAGCCAATGAGTGA
- a CDS encoding IS256 family transposase: MTTISENAYDNLLENAVKKLLQEKLELLMREEIKNYMLNEQQDQRNSRNGHYKRTFQTRYGTINELQVPRDRKGTFQTRLFQPYQRREGWLEEAIIHMYKGGMSTREVAKFIESMFGTQYSPTTISNITQTVMEDIEQWQKRPLEKRYSVIYLDGLYVKLKRNTVSSEAVYLVMGIDEKGIRQILGFYVGGQESSNVWKEVLIDLKNRGATEVLVGVFDGLPGLEEAFRAVYPQADVQHCIVHKVRSTFPKIRVNDKTEFLEDLKGVYTAFDGDVALAVFDGFKAKWSKQYPKEVKSWEEQLPTLLTFYKFPALTRPAIYTSNPIERTNKELRKRLKPMNSLTNIEAAEKIIYLQSLDYNEKWCGRAIRGFVDPDTKAAFEKMYTEKYSRQRT, encoded by the coding sequence ATGACTACTATATCCGAAAATGCGTACGACAATCTACTTGAAAATGCTGTAAAAAAGCTGTTGCAGGAGAAACTAGAACTGCTCATGCGTGAAGAAATTAAGAACTACATGCTTAACGAGCAACAGGATCAGCGAAACAGTCGTAATGGTCACTACAAGCGTACGTTCCAAACCCGTTACGGAACCATAAACGAACTCCAAGTTCCTCGCGACCGTAAAGGGACTTTTCAAACACGTTTGTTCCAACCCTACCAACGTAGGGAAGGCTGGCTGGAAGAGGCCATCATTCATATGTACAAAGGCGGAATGAGCACACGCGAAGTTGCCAAGTTCATCGAGAGCATGTTCGGTACTCAGTATTCTCCGACCACCATCAGTAACATTACTCAGACGGTTATGGAGGACATCGAACAGTGGCAGAAGCGCCCGCTAGAGAAACGCTACTCCGTTATCTATTTGGACGGCCTCTATGTTAAGCTCAAACGTAATACAGTCAGTAGCGAGGCTGTTTACTTGGTCATGGGTATCGACGAGAAAGGGATACGTCAAATTCTAGGATTTTACGTCGGTGGCCAAGAGAGTTCTAACGTTTGGAAAGAGGTCTTAATTGACTTAAAGAACCGCGGAGCAACCGAAGTACTAGTTGGCGTTTTTGACGGACTACCTGGACTTGAGGAAGCTTTTCGAGCAGTGTATCCTCAAGCCGATGTGCAGCATTGTATCGTCCATAAAGTGAGAAGTACCTTTCCAAAAATTCGAGTCAACGATAAAACCGAGTTTCTCGAAGATTTGAAGGGTGTATACACGGCATTCGATGGCGATGTAGCTTTGGCGGTCTTCGATGGGTTCAAAGCCAAATGGAGCAAGCAATATCCGAAGGAAGTGAAGTCGTGGGAGGAACAACTCCCGACGTTACTGACCTTCTACAAGTTCCCAGCACTCACACGACCTGCGATTTACACTTCGAACCCCATTGAACGGACGAACAAAGAGTTACGCAAGCGCCTGAAGCCAATGAATAGTCTAACTAACATTGAAGCAGCAGAGAAAATCATCTACCTCCAATCCCTAGACTACAATGAGAAATGGTGCGGAAGAGCAATTCGAGGCTTTGTAGACCCGGACACCAAAGCAGCATTTGAGAAGATGTACACTGAGAAATATTCAAGACAAAGGACATAA